CCGAAAGGCCTAACACCCTCCGACGTCCAACAGGCTATCGACCTGTTGCAGACAGGACAGTTTCGAGGCGATGTGGCGGATGCCACCGCTGCCGTCCTTCATCTGATCCCTGATCTACCCGTTTCAGTCATTCAGGACATTCGGTCTCTTCCCCGGCTGCCGATACGACTGGTCATTGCCCTTAAACGGGACTTCGTCACCGTCCCAAGCCGCATTCGCCTAGTCTCGAAAGATCTTCTGGATAACGGCAAGCTCGATCGCCAACCGGTCATCTTGCACAACACGATCAAAGCGATTTTTCAACAAGCCGTGCCCTTTCAGGTCGCCCAAACCGTCCACACTCTCCTGGGGAATCAAACGGTACGCTTAGCGATTATTCTCTACGCCAGATCAGAAGGTATTGAAATCAGTCAAAAAGAACTCGACGCCGTCCAGGCAGCCCTTGACCCCAACGATCCCGACTTGGGAGCTCTCGTCGTTCCAGCCTATGAACGATTCAGTAAAGAGATTGGCGCCGACAAAGCGATGGCGTTCCTGGAACGTTTGGTGGCGTAAAAGACGACACGTCGATGAGCCATGGTATCCGTGAGTTCATGCCTGAATCAGGTCAGTAGGTCGTTGGGGGAGGGAGATCGACTTCGGGCTTGTTGGCTTCAGGGAACAGCTTGTGAAGCCGATGGTACAGATCTCGAATACGGTCTTGTTCAGCCTTGTTGAATTGAACCTTCTCGTCCTTGTGGAGTTGGACAAGCTGTTCGACGGCCTGCTGTAACGGAGGGACGGCATCGAACACCTTTCCAGCTTCAAAGGCTTCCAGGGAATTCAGAAAGAGCGGACTCAGAGCCTTGTACGTGATGCCGGCTCGGTCACGAAACCGATACACCGTCTCTTCATACGATTCCACGTCTTCTTCTTGTGGTCGAATCCCCCCCGGAATTGACATGAATGACTGCGCGGGAACTTTCGCCGAAAACGTGGTTAATGCGGCAATCAGTTCGCCTAACGTCTCAATCACCTGCGAGGGTTCTATTTCGCTGGGTCTAGCCATACGTGTCAACACCTTAGCCCTAAGCCTATCATGAGGAATGGCAGCTCAAACGGAAGCCGTCACTTGCTGCAACGCTGTGGTCACCCCAACTATATCCTCGGGTAAGGGGGCTTTCAAGAGGACTTCTTGTTCGGTAACCGGGTGAATAAAGCCCAAAACTTTCGCATGCAGCATCACACGGGGAACGATGACACCGCCAACCTCCATCACTTTTTTCCCACCATACGTGATATCGCCCAAAATCGGGCAGTGCAGCGCGCTGAGATGAACCCGCAATTGATGCGTACGACCAGTGCCTGGGATCAATTCCAGATGACTCGCAAGTTTCCCGAAACGTTCGAGGACTCTGTACTGTGTGAGCGATTCTTTGGGACGCGTGGTCCTCGCTGAAAATTTTTTCCGGTCTTTCGTATCGCGACCGATCGCTAATTCGATCCGGCCTTCCGTCGTTTTTGGTTTTCCCCAGACCACGGCTTCATACACCCGTGTAATGCTGTGTCGTTTGAATTGAGCAGAAAGTACTCGATGTGCATGATCATCCTTTGCCACAACCAGCACCCCTGTCGTGTCCTTATCCAATCGATGGACCAGACCTGGCCGTTCTCTTCCTCCAATCGTCGATAGACCGGCTTCACTCGTTTTCAAATGATATAACAGCGCATTGACGAGCGTGCCACTCCAATGGCCAGGTGCAGGATGAACGACGAGTCCAGCTTGTTTATTGACCGCCAATAATGATTCATCCTCATACAGCACCTGGATAGGGATGGCCTCCGGCTCAATCTCCAGAGGCTCGGGACGAGGAACAATTAGAAGGATTCGATCACCGGGCTTGATCTTATGGCTGGGTTTCACGGGTTGACCCTCAACCGTGATGTGACCACCAAGGATCAAACGTTGGAGAGCCGTCCTGGAAAAATTGGGATCCCGGTTCGCGAGGAAATGATCAAGCCGTTTTGTTGATTCACCAGGCGTGACGAGAATTTCGGTCCGCGTTTCAACGAACGCCATGGCAAGCGCCACGCATGCGAGAGGATTAGTGAGAGGAAAAAGAGCTGCGCTGTTTCAGACGGCCAGCGATTTTTTGACGGAGCCGAGCTTTTTCGAGACTGATCTGCGCTTCTTTGACTTCCGAGGGCAGTCCACCGCGTTCAAGACGTTCTTCCGCTTTCTTTACGGCTTCTTCAGCCCGCTCCACATCGATATCTTCGGCCTTTTCAGCAACTTCGGCCAGGATCGTGACTTTCTTAGGGGTGACTTCAGCAAAACCCCATAAGACAGACATGAATTCCGTCTTCTCACCGGTACGATAGTGTAATTCACCAACCCGCAGCGTCGTCAAAAAATGACAATGACCTGGAAGGACACCAAAATCACCCTCACTCCCCGGGGCCGAAACATAATCGACTTCCTGGCTGAGCAGACGATGATCGGGAGTGACGACTTCAAGAAGAATCTTGCCCGGTGTCACAGCGTGAGCAGACGTAGTCATTACACTTTATATCCCAATTTTTCCGCCTTCTCGATGGCTTCTTCAATCGGGCCGACCATATAAAAGGCTTGTTCCGGCAGGTGGTCGTATTTTCCATCGACGATTTCTTTAAAGCTGCGAACGGTATCGGCTAATTTCACGTATTTTCCAGGAGAGCCCGTAAAGGCTTCGGCGACATGGAATGGTTGCGATAAAAATCGTTGTAACTTACGAGCACGGGCCACCGTTTGTTTGTCATCTTCGGATAATTCGTCCATCCCCAGGATGGCAATGATGTCCTGCAAATCTTTGTATTTCTGCAAGGTCCCTTGAACGCGCTGCACGACCCCGTAATGTTCCTCGCCTAAAATCATGGGATCCAAAATCCGGGACGTGGAATCCAAAGGATCCACGGCGGGATAAATGCCCAGCTCCGCCAAGCTACGCGAAAGCACGGTTGTCGCATCTAAGTGAGCGAAGGCCGTGGCTGGCGCGGGATCGGTCAAGTCGTCGGCAGGCACGTACACAGCTTGAACAGAAGTGATGGACCCACTTTTCGTCGACGTAATACGTTCTTGCAAGGTTCCCATTTCGGTTCCCAGCGTCGGCTGATAGCCCACCGCTGAAGGCATGCGTCCGAGCAGAGCCGAAACTTCTGATCCTGCCTGAGTGAACCGGAAAATATTGTCGACGAACAACAACACGTCTTGGTTTTCTTCATCACGGAAATATTCGGCAATCGTCAGACCGGTCAATCCTACACGAAGTCGCGCACCGGGTGGCTCATTCATCTGTCCGTACACGAGCGCTGCTTTGGACTTCGAAAAGTCCTTGGGATCGATAACTTTCGAGTCTTGCATTTCATGCCAGAGGTCGTTGCCTTCACGGGTTCGTTCACCTACACCGGCAAAGACTGAAAAACCACCATGGTGGAGTGCGATATTGTTGATCAGCTCCATGATGATGACGGTTTTTCCGACGCCTGCACCACCAAAGAGTCCAACTTTTCCACCTTTGGCATAGGGTTCCAACAAGTCAACGACTTTAATGCCGGTTTCCAAGACTTCCGTTTTGGTTTCCTGGTCTTCTAAGGCTGGAGCTGAACGATGGATCGACCAATGTTTCTTCGCTGAAACCGGTCCAAACCCATCGACGGGATCACCCAATACATTCATGATCCGGCCTAATGTTTCCTTACCCACAGGGACGGAAATCGGTGCACCGGTATCCACGACATCAAGCCCTCTCACCAACCCGTCAGTTGAAGACATGGAAATCGCGCGAACCCGATTCTCTCCAAGATGCTGGGCTACTTCCAGAGTCAGCTTGCCGCCAGATTCACCTGCCTGTTCCCCCGCTACTTGAGCAATCGTCAAGGCATTAAAAATATTCGGGAGCTTCCCCGGGGGAAACTCAATGTCAACCACTGGCCCGATGACTTGCACGATTTTTCCGTTTTCCGTAGCGGTACCCACCATAGACTCCTTGGTTTGGAAGAGATTGAGGAACGGTGGCAATGCACGGTTCCTGAATAACCCTTAATTTATTTAATAGCCTCAGCGCCTCCGACGATATCCATCAGTTCTTTGGTAATGGCTGCCTGACGAGTCTTGTTATAAAACAAGGTGACTTTCTTAATCAGTTCGCCAGCATTGCGCGTGGCACCATCCATCGCCGTCATCCGTGCAGCCTGTTCGGCAGCGGCTGACTCGAGCAATGCCCGGTACGTCTGAACCTCAAAATGTTTCGGCAACAAGGTCTCCAGCAACTCTCCCTCATCGGGCTCATAGAGATAACCGCCGATGGTTTGTGTATCATCTCCCCGTGCGTCATCAAGGGATTCGATGGGCAAGAATTTTTCGACAATCACTTCTTGCTGCATTGCGGATTTAAACTCATTGTAGACGACATAGAGTTGATCAAATGTGCCGGCATAGTATTGAGAGACGACGTTTTGACCGATGTCCAAGGCATGTTCAAAGCTCAGGCGGTCAAACACGCCGCCCCATTCTTGCCGAATAGGCCAGTCACGTCGTTTAAAAAATTCGATGGACTTCCTGCCAATGAGGCTCACCGACACTTGCATGCCCTGCCGGCGTTGCTCTTCTAAAAAATCAACCGCCCGGCGAAGAATGTTCGTATTAAAGGCTCCGCACAAACCACGGTCGCTGGTCACGACCAATAGCTCAACCGTACGGCCATCACGCCGGCTTAAGAGGGGATGAGAGGCCCGGTTTACGCGTTGGCTTAAATTACCCATCACCTCACGTAATTGATGGGCATAGGGCCGAGACGTCAGAATGCGCTCTTGCGCACGCTTCAATTTCGCGGCCGCCACCATTTTCATGGCTTTGGTGATTTTTTGAGTGTTTTTGACGGAAGTAATCTTCCGACGCAGGCTTTGTAAACTAGGCATCGCTCGTTAAAAATGGCTTTCAGCGTCGTTGTCGTCGCTGACCTTTTTCATTCCATATGAGGTACGGTTTTTCTTTTCCTATGCCTTGCCGAACCCTTTGGCTTTTTTAAATTCTCCGATAATCTGTTTCAACTGCCCGCCAAATTCATCATCGATTTTCTTCTTGGACGTGATTTCATCTCGGACTTGCGAATGTTTTTCTTTCACATACTCCAAGAGGCCTTTTTCAAATTCTTTAATTTTATTGACCGGCACATCGTCAAGGAATCCGCTGACCCCGGCATAAATCGACAACACTTGATCAGCCACGGGCAATGGTTTGTATTGATCTTGCTTGAGCAATTCCACCATCCGCTCTCCTCGAGCCAACTGAGCCTGCGTCGCTTTATCTAAATCGCTTCCAAACTGGGCAAACGCGGCCATCTCCCGGTATTGGGCCAAATCAAGCCTCAACGTTCCAGCAACTTGTTTCATCGTTTTAATCTGCGCGGATCCTCCCACACGTGAGACCGAAAGCCCGACGTTAATCGCCGGTCGTATACCGGAATAAAACAGGTCGGCCGCTAGGAATATTTGCCCATCCGTGATGGAAATCACATTGGTGGGTATGTAAGCCGAAACGTCACCGGCCTGCGTTTCAATGATAGGCAGGGCCGTCAAACTACCCGAACCTTTTGCCTCGCTCATCTTTGCTGCACGTTCCAGGAGCCGAGAATGCAAGAAAAACACATCACCGGGGTAGGCTTCACGGCCTGGAGGCCGTCGAAGCAGGAGGGAAAGCTGACGATACGCCGTGGCATGTTTGGACAAATCATCATAGACAATGAGTGCATGTTTCCCATTGTCACGGAAATACTCCGCCATGGTCACGCCGGCATACGGCGCAAAAAATTGTAATGATGCCGAGTCACTGGCGGTCGCTGAAATGACCGTGGTGTACTCCATCGCGCCGTAATCTTCAAGAGTTTTCACCACTCGGGCAACCGTCGAACGTTTCTGACCAATGGCAACATAGAAACAATAAACGTCCAATCCCTTCTGGTTAATAATCGTATCGACCGCGATGGCGGTTTTCCCGGTCTGGCGGTCTCCGATAATCAGCTCTCGCTGGCCACGACCAACTGGAATCATGGCATCAATAGCCTTTAACCCAGTCTGCAATGGTTCGCTGACCGATTGCCGATCTACGACCCCAGGGGCTTTAATTTCAATGAGCCGAGACTCTGTGGAATTGATAGATCCTTTTCCATCGATGGGCATCCCAATCGCGTCAACAACACGACCTACCAGGGCTTCACCCACGGGAACTTCAGCAATTCGACCGGTGCGTTTGACCGGATCTCCTTCACGAATGCCTACATCTTCTCCAAGCAACACCGCGCCAACGCTATCTTCTTCTAGATTAAGGGCAACTCCATAGAGACCGCCGGGAAATTCTAACAACTCTCCCGACATGGCCCCTTCGAGTCCATACACCCTGGCGATGTTGTCACCTACTTGGATGACATACCCCATTTCTTGAACGTCGACCCGCTGATCGAAGCCTTTAATTTTTTCTTGAATGATCGAACTAATCTCTTCTGCCTTAATCTGCATAATTTACCCCTTTGCCAGGCGGGTCCTCATATTGTCTAATTTACCTCGTATTGTATTGTCAAAGACGAGACTCCCAATCCGAATTTGGAGACCTGCGATCAACGTTGGCACGGTCTCAACTTCGAGTTTCACGGCTCTGTTGAGTTTTTGACTCAATTCGGTCTCGAGTTGTTGTTGCTCGGCATGCGTCAGGTCTTTGGCCGAAGCCACCCAGATATGCTGCACCCCTTTCTTTTCATCAGCTAAGTTGCTAAAGGCTTCGGCAATCTCAGGAAGGATAACTCCTCGGTTCTTCTTCAAAAGTTGCGTGAAAAACTGTTTCATGACCGGTGGAGCACCGGTTCGGTCACACAACTCTTTAAGAATCGCGTTTTTTTCTTCAAAGGTAAACACAGGAGATGCGATGGCATGCTTGAAGGACTGCGAGGACTCCAGCGCGCGCGCGATGGCATTCAAACTGTCACGCACGACCGGGACATGTTGCTCTTCCAGCAAGTTGAAGAGGGCACTGGCATACCGACGCGCAACGGAACTCTTGTTCACAACTTAACTTAACACTCCTAACTAGATGCTCAGTGGATTACTGCGAAATTAATGTTGATCGTGAAAGTGTCTATGACATCAGCTCGTTCATTTTAGCCAAGCACAGGCGCTCCCAGTTGGCGTCTCTCACCCCTTCCGAACATGTCAATCACCGACATTTCACGCTGATACAGCGCGTATCATGCACGACACGTATCAGAAGTGTATGGGAGCGGCTATTTTTGAGGAGAGCTCAAACGGGGAAAATTAGCATGGAGGGATGAGGGTGTCAACTCAAATGTAGAGTTTGACCATTGTTTCTCTGAAGAAACAGGAGTTCTATTATGAAGTAGTAAGCAGCGGGGAGGAGTGGTCAGTTGGAACCGCAGACAACTCTTTCTCACGCTGAATAATTCCTCCACCCAGAACCAACCCGTTGGCATCATATAACACGACCGATTGCCCGGGACTCAAGGATCGTTGAGGATTCGAGAACGTAAGCTTGATCGTGTCTTCTTGCTCCCAAGCGACAGTTGCCTGAACGGCAGGGGATGCGTAGCGACATTTTG
The genomic region above belongs to Nitrospirales bacterium and contains:
- the atpG gene encoding ATP synthase F1 subunit gamma, which codes for MPSLQSLRRKITSVKNTQKITKAMKMVAAAKLKRAQERILTSRPYAHQLREVMGNLSQRVNRASHPLLSRRDGRTVELLVVTSDRGLCGAFNTNILRRAVDFLEEQRRQGMQVSVSLIGRKSIEFFKRRDWPIRQEWGGVFDRLSFEHALDIGQNVVSQYYAGTFDQLYVVYNEFKSAMQQEVIVEKFLPIESLDDARGDDTQTIGGYLYEPDEGELLETLLPKHFEVQTYRALLESAAAEQAARMTAMDGATRNAGELIKKVTLFYNKTRQAAITKELMDIVGGAEAIK
- the atpH gene encoding ATP synthase F1 subunit delta produces the protein MNKSSVARRYASALFNLLEEQHVPVVRDSLNAIARALESSQSFKHAIASPVFTFEEKNAILKELCDRTGAPPVMKQFFTQLLKKNRGVILPEIAEAFSNLADEKKGVQHIWVASAKDLTHAEQQQLETELSQKLNRAVKLEVETVPTLIAGLQIRIGSLVFDNTIRGKLDNMRTRLAKG
- the atpD gene encoding F0F1 ATP synthase subunit beta; protein product: MVGTATENGKIVQVIGPVVDIEFPPGKLPNIFNALTIAQVAGEQAGESGGKLTLEVAQHLGENRVRAISMSSTDGLVRGLDVVDTGAPISVPVGKETLGRIMNVLGDPVDGFGPVSAKKHWSIHRSAPALEDQETKTEVLETGIKVVDLLEPYAKGGKVGLFGGAGVGKTVIIMELINNIALHHGGFSVFAGVGERTREGNDLWHEMQDSKVIDPKDFSKSKAALVYGQMNEPPGARLRVGLTGLTIAEYFRDEENQDVLLFVDNIFRFTQAGSEVSALLGRMPSAVGYQPTLGTEMGTLQERITSTKSGSITSVQAVYVPADDLTDPAPATAFAHLDATTVLSRSLAELGIYPAVDPLDSTSRILDPMILGEEHYGVVQRVQGTLQKYKDLQDIIAILGMDELSEDDKQTVARARKLQRFLSQPFHVAEAFTGSPGKYVKLADTVRSFKEIVDGKYDHLPEQAFYMVGPIEEAIEKAEKLGYKV
- the atpA gene encoding F0F1 ATP synthase subunit alpha, with translation MQIKAEEISSIIQEKIKGFDQRVDVQEMGYVIQVGDNIARVYGLEGAMSGELLEFPGGLYGVALNLEEDSVGAVLLGEDVGIREGDPVKRTGRIAEVPVGEALVGRVVDAIGMPIDGKGSINSTESRLIEIKAPGVVDRQSVSEPLQTGLKAIDAMIPVGRGQRELIIGDRQTGKTAIAVDTIINQKGLDVYCFYVAIGQKRSTVARVVKTLEDYGAMEYTTVISATASDSASLQFFAPYAGVTMAEYFRDNGKHALIVYDDLSKHATAYRQLSLLLRRPPGREAYPGDVFFLHSRLLERAAKMSEAKGSGSLTALPIIETQAGDVSAYIPTNVISITDGQIFLAADLFYSGIRPAINVGLSVSRVGGSAQIKTMKQVAGTLRLDLAQYREMAAFAQFGSDLDKATQAQLARGERMVELLKQDQYKPLPVADQVLSIYAGVSGFLDDVPVNKIKEFEKGLLEYVKEKHSQVRDEITSKKKIDDEFGGQLKQIIGEFKKAKGFGKA
- a CDS encoding F0F1 ATP synthase subunit epsilon; the encoded protein is MTTSAHAVTPGKILLEVVTPDHRLLSQEVDYVSAPGSEGDFGVLPGHCHFLTTLRVGELHYRTGEKTEFMSVLWGFAEVTPKKVTILAEVAEKAEDIDVERAEEAVKKAEERLERGGLPSEVKEAQISLEKARLRQKIAGRLKQRSSFSSH
- a CDS encoding RluA family pseudouridine synthase, which encodes MAFVETRTEILVTPGESTKRLDHFLANRDPNFSRTALQRLILGGHITVEGQPVKPSHKIKPGDRILLIVPRPEPLEIEPEAIPIQVLYEDESLLAVNKQAGLVVHPAPGHWSGTLVNALLYHLKTSEAGLSTIGGRERPGLVHRLDKDTTGVLVVAKDDHAHRVLSAQFKRHSITRVYEAVVWGKPKTTEGRIELAIGRDTKDRKKFSARTTRPKESLTQYRVLERFGKLASHLELIPGTGRTHQLRVHLSALHCPILGDITYGGKKVMEVGGVIVPRVMLHAKVLGFIHPVTEQEVLLKAPLPEDIVGVTTALQQVTASV